Sequence from the Peromyscus eremicus chromosome 4, PerEre_H2_v1, whole genome shotgun sequence genome:
GGGGTGGACAGTAGAACGGTTCACTTGGGGACCAGGGGAGGAAAAGCCAGAAAAGTCTGAGTGTCTCAACAGCCTAGAGACACAGTCAGCTGAGTAAAGTAGAGCTGGCATCCAGAAGGACCGAAGAAGGGATGGGATGCAGGTTAAAGACAGTGCTTCTGTAATTGATGGCCAGACTTCTCCAGTGTTTAGTGAAACATCAACTCTCAAATCTCAGGGCTTTGGTAAACCTTTAAGTACAACAAGGACCCTAGTCAAACTGCCAAATAGTGAAGATAAAGAGAAAACCCTCAAATAGCCAGAGATGTATTGTGTACCAGAGAACAGTAGGAGTAGAGGTTGACTTCTCACAGAAGCAGTGGGGGCAGGCCAATAGACAGAATCTCTAGCATGCTGTGGGCATGCAAACAAGTCAGTCTGCCAAGATCGTTTTCCAGATACGAAATCAAAGTAGTCTTAGAAAGAGTGAGAGCAGAGAGTTTCAGTAGTAGCAGCCACAGAATGGCCGCTCACATcctacagaaagaaagaatgagccaggtggtgcacaacctttaatctcagtactcaggaggcaggggcaggtggatctcttgtgagttggaggccagcctggtctacagagtgacttccaggacagattcaaaagctacacagagaaactctgtcttgaaaaaaaaagaaagaaagaaaagaagaagaaagagtgagcagtgcagatgatggagggcgaagagcatcattttttttcttctctcaactTCTGGACACCTGGTGATTTCCTTCAATAATAGTGTGTGCATTTGAAGCATTTAGCAACAGCAGCCAAAGAATGGTGAAGTAAATGAGGTTAAATTCATGCAAGGTTCTAATAGGCAAGGTTCAATTCATGTGAGATTCTGATGTTTTATAGGAAGCATACATTTAAATTAGAAGTGGATTAGAAAAAACTTATATTGTAGTTGCAAGAACGACCACCTAATAACTAATGCAGGAAAGTATAACTAAAAAGCTAAGAGAAGGGGCCTGGGCTGGGCACACTAAGCCTAGagctgatccccagcaccacgaAGCCAGGAGCGatggctcatacctataatcccttCACTCAGGAGATGAGGCAGGAGTATCAGCAGTTTagggtcacccttggctacatcaCGAATTCGAGACCAACCCTGGGTACAAAAACTTAGTCactgtggagagaggaagaaagaatgaatggggagtttttaaaatttgaacaGATTTGCAACAAAGCCCAAGACCAGTGTCCAGACACAGCATATGTTCTTAGATGTAAAAGGACCAAGCACTCCTCAGAGCAGGCAGAGGTGGCAGAACTGCCATATGACAGACCTCAGCTGTGCTGCTTAAAGAAATGTGCACACCTGTGCTCAGAGAAGAGAAGATGAGAGGATGGAAAAGGATTTTCTATGCAGATTATaagcaaaaaggagaaaaacaacacTGTGGTTATGTTCCATCTGCAGATGGACTTGAGGGCAAGTGTTACCAAGGTTGGGGATCTTGGGGATTGTCTCTGTTGACAGAAATGCTTTGACTTTGTGATGAGCATTTACATGGGGATTTACATTTGTCCTCTTACACATTGTAGACTTGCAATCAGCTTCTCTTGGTGAGAATTGCCCTTATAAAACTAGAGAAAGAAATGACCCTGTAAAGGATGTTGCCATCACAAGTACGTCCAGAGTGAAGGCAGCTAGGACCATGATCCtagttctgcctgcatgctgctgtctCATTCTCTTACACTGTGCAAGTCAGtccaatattttaaatgtttgtcgAGCAGAAAGGACTGAAACTGGCTGGCTGGTAGCTCTTGGATACCCTATAGTGCATGAGATCCATGCCAGACCCTAGCAGTCATGGCATCTTCCTCATGGGGGTAgaaggatgaccatgaactcaaAAGACATACAAGAGCCACATGTGTATGTTCTATGTATACACCCAATGTTCTCTCAGGATAGTGCCTGTCAACCAACCACCACAAAGGGAACAGTATACAGTTTAGGGATGTTGCATCACTCTTGGGGACCAGGCTTCAAAGTTAGGGTATAAGATGAAGGCATGACACTTTGGTGGGGGAAAGCCACACTGGAACATTTGCCCGCCACCCAAATTTGAGTGAGGAAAGAGATTCACATTTTCTGTCCCACACTCCTCAAAGGAAATGGCCTGCTGAATTACCCTCACTTTGAGGATAGTCCTTTCTCCAAGTCCCTCTAGTATGTGGTGGGAAGAGGCAGAAACTACTGATAGTGTGACATTGTGGAAGTGAAATGAGACCTATGTATGCAGATGTCAGAAAAGCAAGTTGCAAAGTCGTGCAAGTAGTGAATTTAAATATGCATTCATGTCTAGGAGAACTGTTTACagcagtggttttttgtttgtttcgttttgttttttaattcatctatttattttacagctGGGTGGTAGCCTCCCCGACTTCCTCCCCTCCTataccctcctcccccaccccctcccaattCCCAATGCCggcctcttctgtctccatccaggaaagggcaggttgCCCatgaatatcaataaaacatgacatatcaagttgcagtaaaactaagcacctccccatgtattaaggctggcaaggcgacccagtatgaggagtaggatctcaaaagccaataaaagagtcagaaacagcctctcttcctactgttaggagtcccacaagaggaccaagctacataaaattgtaacatatatgcagagtgctcAGGTCAGTCTGATGCTGGCTCCCTggctgtcagttcagtctctgcgaGCCCCTATGATCCCAGGTgagttgattgtgtgagccttcccatagtgtccttgacctctctggctacagcagtgttttttggtttttcgagacagggtttctctgtgtagctttgcgcctttcctggaactcacttggtagcccaggctggcctcgaactcacagagatccgcctggctctgcctcccgagtgctgggattaaagcgtgcgccaccaccgcccggctacagcaGTGTTTTTATCTCCTTAGTTTGGGAAGCCAAAGTTTAAAGGACTATTGAACAAATGAATTTGGGAATTACAACGTTGAGTTCAATTAAAAAGCTTTCTTAGCTGAAAGAATTGTTTATAGTCCCATATTCAGTTCCTCTAAAGCTGTTTTCTAGACCATCTTCTGAGACATTCCAGCACTACCATCAGTCTCGGCCTTTAGTAATTACAGGTTCATTTGCTGTGAAACATTATGTCATCTTCTGTGGCTTCAGAGAAAGATTACCTTTTGTGCAGGGATAATGGACTTGAGTCTGTAAGAGGCTATCCTTAACTGGCCGTCCCAGTTTCATTGCTTCTTCTCCCTCTGCAGTTCCGTGCCTTGGCACCGATGTACTATCGAGGCTCAGCGGCAGCCATCATCGTCTATGATATCACAAAAGAAGTAAGactgtatttatttcttcttagaCGCTATCATCTGTTGTTCAGGCCTCTAGCTACTCTCCTTTGCTGTTGCAGGAGACGTTTTCAACATTGAAGAACTGGGTGAGAGAGCTCCGCCAGCATGGTCCCCCTAGCATTGTTGTTGCCATTGCAGGGAACAAATGCGATCTTAGCGATGTCAGGTGAGTTATTAGACAAGAGATCCCCATGCCGATTACATGTGCTTTTTCTAATGAGCCACATCCCTGGTAAGAGTCTAGCTTTTATTTTATCTCTGACATTGAAAAATTTCTTGTGTTATGTGGTTGGCCCTGAAGTTTCAAGCTAAAATGAAGACTAAAGGCATTTGGAGTTAATTATATTACATGTAGACAGGCGTGTAATTTACTCAAACATTGGTGGTATCCCACATGACATTATCTGAGATCGTTGCCTCTCAGGCTGCTATGACACAGAGTAACTGAATCCAAAAAGTGCATTTTATTGACAGTTTCAGTGTACCACATCTGATTCCCAGAGCCaggaccttgttttgttttgttttgctttgcttgggGTGGGGGGCTATTTGTTTAATATAGGAGTTGGAGAAAATCTTGTCACAAAAATTGTGTAGCTGGGAAGACTGTCTGGGCTCATGCTGCAGCTGATCCGGTGTCCTTCTGTACGGGGTGGAATGAAGGGAAGGTCTTCAGAGCAGAACCTCTGATTAGCAATTGTTGCCTTCCAGAGAAGTCATGGAGAGAGATGCGAAGGACTATGCCGACTCCATTCATGCCATCTTTGTAGAGACCAGCGCAAAGAATGCAATAAACATAAATGAACTCTTTATAGAAATTAGTAAGTATCCCTGCATTTTTCGGGTTTCCTCTGTTCAGGGCAAACACAAacagaattttctttctagttaGAACCCAATTTGTTTGAAGTAGTCTCTGAGACTGTGTCTATGAAAGGAGAATTTAGCAGATGAGGATGGTCAGTGTCTCTGTCAAGGTGGGGTTTCTGGAGAGGTATTGCTTGGTAGTGAGTACCTttccagaaagaaagaatgtcTCTCTGTGTTGCAGCTGCCTTCTGCTCTCCTCTTCTAAACATGTTTGAGTTACTCATCCAAGGCCATCAGAAATGAACAGAatagtctggaaagatggcttagtggctaagagcatacactgctcttgcagaggacctgagttcattcccagcaGGTACATCGTGCTCACcgccacctgtcactccagctccaggggatccagcacttCCAGCCTTTGAATGCAGCTGTGCTCCTGTGCTCATACctatacacagacatgcacagggTTAAAAATGACTAAagattctagaagaaaaaaagaacaaaataactcaaGGGAAATGAAATGTGGGTATGGTCTGTCTGTAAGAAAACCTCAAAACTTAGTCCTCGGCAAGGGAAGGGTCAgatctcttcccccttctcttccttcagtgTTAGTGTGTTGATGGTAGGTGAGAGAAGCTGGTTCATGCCTTTGGGATTCTCTGCAGATTGCTtctgtttattcatttcattCAAATTCATCAAAATATTTATTGGGAACTGTTACAGACTCAAGGGAACCAGCCTAAAGAAGACAGACACAGCCCTTGCTCTCCTGGAGTGCGTGTTCTGTTGAGCGAGTCAAGCAATGAACTCCAGATAAATAGGTTCATTCCACATAATAATAAGAGTTATGAAGAAAGCAATGAAATAGATGTAAGCGGGTGTGCAGAACGTCCAAGAAAGCCCCTCTGGGGAAAAGAGTTGGAAGCTGAGGCCTGATGAATAtctctgaggcagggggatgggggCTGAGGCCTGATGAATAtctctgaggcagggggatgggggCTGAGGCCTGATGAATATCTCTGAGGCAGTGGGGTGGGGGCTCAGGCATGATGAATATCTCTGAGGCAGTGGGGTGGGGACTGAGGCCTGATGAAGGTCTCTGAGGCAGTGGGGTGTGGGGCTGAGGCCTGAGGAAGGTCTCTGAGGCAGGGAAATGGAGGCTGAGGCCTGAGGAAGGTCTCTGAGGCAGTGGGATGGGAACTGAGGCCTGAGGAAGGACTCTGAGGCAATGGGATGGGAACTGAGGCCTGAGGAAGGACTCTGAGGCAGTGGGATGGGAACTGGGGCCTGAGGAAGGTCTCTGAGGCAGTGGGATGGGAACTGGGGCCTGATGAAGGACTCTGAggcagtggggtgggggctgaggcCTGAGGAAGGACTCTGAGGCAGTGAGGTGAGGGCTGAGGCCTGACAGCACAGGCCTCAAAAAACTGGATTACTTGCTTTCACAGAGCAtagccagctcccaaatggaGGGAGCAGCCATCCAAGCATAGTGCATTTACCCGTTAACTGCCCTTAGGTTGAAATCCCAAGTAGCTGGAAGCTCTAAGAGCTCTTGGCCTTGGTGAAGGTGAAAGTCAGGAAGTGCAGGGCCCACCAGGGACTTTCCCAGGGAGCAGAAGGGCAGTCCCCATGGGCTGGACCAGGAACAACAGTTAGGGCCGCTCTGCGTTCCAGAGACTAGGTGtgctttgttctcattttgtgtttcctttttgaggcaggggctcAGAGTCTCACTCTTTAGctcaggcttgaactcacagcagtccccctgcctcagcctccaaaatgcTAGAATTTATGAGTCCAAACATCTAGTTCTGCAATGGTTTAGATGGCTCAGAGATCtggatttttatgtatgtgttccaTTGTTTTAGTTTAACTACTAATTTAAACCTTTTCAGAGTCTGGCAGACATCACAGCCAGTGGTCTGCCACTGGCACACTCAAGCATTTCTCTTCATTTCAGGGGTAAGGCATGGTGCTCATAACTAGCAGTAGCCAGGTTCATTCTTGGAAGGCAACATAAGGTTTGTCAGGACCTTACCAGTCTTTAGATGTCTGTATATAGTGTGACATGTGCTGAGCTATTCTTGGTAGGTTGTGGGTCCTTTCTGTATAGTATAGCAGTTTCAAAAGTAAACAAGCAGCAAACCTTTACACCAGCACCTAGCCAGGCAGGGTGCAGCCCTGTGGTAGTGACTTCCCTGGCATGTTCAAGGCCTTGGCTTCAGTTGCCAGCACTGCAGAGATTAAGAGACAAAGACATGGTGCACACTCATCACTGAGAAGACTTGAACATGGCCACAGAGACGGAAACCATTCAGAGAGAGAAGCCGTCTTGAGTGTTCCTTAGTGTTGTCAGAGAACTTGGGCCTGGCACACAAGCTTTGGGTTGAAGCATAGTATACATACAGGAAGCACCAAGGTGTGGCGGGTTTTCTCAGAAAGAACAAAGCCTGTGCTTGACACTCAGGGAGGCACAGCTGCTCCCACGTCAAGGGTAACccatctattggtgaaattattaaggccactccacgtagttaaaagggaggttgtTTATTTAGTggtataacttacaaatgaagggataggtaggttgcgggttctgggaaagatgcagcaCAGTCcaacggtgttctctggagaactctgctcggtctacctccagcgtccagggtccgggaaccaagagagggcggtgcatccggatctcgggtcttcagggcgctctcttggccccgccttgtaggcgtgatagttaccgaagccccaataggggttggaacttccagaccaaagctggaatggctacccactacaccatcCTGATAGCCAACTCCAGttggttttattttagtttttgtttgttttatatttttttttgagataagatctcactatgtagcccaggctagcctggaactccatttgtagaccaggctggccttgaactcagatctgcctgtttctgcatcccaaatgctggggttaaataCTGTGCCAGCACTTTATTGCTGTATTTCCTCCATTGTCCTCTACTGTCTCCTTCTTCTATAGCCCGGCCTGGCTTCATACTCACTCTGTGACTGAGGATGAGGACAACTTTGATagcctcctttctctgtctcctgactcCTAGACTAGACTGACAACACCATGCCTGtttggtgctggaaactgaactacATTACCAGCCATATTTACCCTTCTGTGTCCGGCTTCTATTCTATGTTACATGTTTAAATTGTCTGTACATCCCATACAGCTGCAGAAGATTCATTCACGTGGCTACTGTATGTTAATGTCAGAACTCAGagttgaaaaggaagaaatggggacTGTTTACAGTATAATTGTCCCTTCTGTTGTTGACAGACATTGGGCAGTTGTTTCTAACTCAGGGCAATTGCAGGCTGCTCTGTTGAACATCCTGTGTCCTCTGGGGAACATCTGGATGCATTTTTGCTCAGTATCTCTGTGCCTAAGAGAAAAATTGCTGGGTCATTAGGTTTGCATGTGTTTTCTGTGACTTTACTGCCAAACAGTTTGCAAAGTGGTAGTTGTACCAGCTGCTGCCCACAGCAGTGGTGTATAAGATGTCTTCCCTGTCAGTCTGTGGAAGAGGCAGGACCTGCATCTCTGTTTCTGCCTTGAAACTGAGCGCCTGTCCACATACAGATCTCTACCTGGATGGTAGCTGGTGTCCTCTTCTCCAGAGTTCTTTCCCTCTTGCCTGCCTTCTGCCGAGTGAGTCCCCATCCCCTCCTAACGACTTGTGCTTTACCTGGCTGTCAGTCCCTGGTTgactgtgtgtgttggaaacacctTCCCCTTTGGTTTGACTTGGATTTCCGAATCAATTCTTCAAGGAACTGAGCTTTTTAACCTTATCTGAGTTCACTTTGTCCTCGCTCTCCTTTATGGTCAGTGTAGTTCCCGCTTAAGGAACCACTGGCTGTGCCCCGCCATCAAGCTGTCTTCTGCTTTCTTCTAAAGCACTTTGTCACGTTTCACAGCTGCCTCTGTGGTACCAGCTGTATTTCAGTTTCTGTTTATTGAGAGGATCATAATGACAAGAAACTTCGAGAGACTTAACTACATCTGTGATTTATTCACAGCAGTGCCGTGACACATTTGGAGAGTTGTAGAGCACTTTCTGTCCATGTAGAAGTCATACTGTGTGCTGTCTACACAGgttaccacccacagtggggatCCCTCAAGGCTTTGCAACCACACCCAGAGGGTTGTCAGGGATTTCCTCTCAGCCTTGCTGATGTCAGATATTCCAGTCTGTTCATTCTCTcttgaaacagacagacagaaagcctctctctgcctggtgctGTGCCACAGAGATCTGGGAGTGCCACAGTGGAAAACAGGAAAGACTGGAGGGCCCGGTCTAGTATGAGGATGCCAGTCACACAGAAAACAAGTCCAGCATGTTGCTGATGTCCTGGTGCTTTATGGTGTGTGAGGGTTAGAATAGCACAGAAGCGGGAGGGCAGGAAAGCCTTTGTACAAGAAGCAGCCTTGAACCATGTCAGCCAGGTGGGTGGACAGTGATTGAAGGTTCTTCTTGAAATTGACATTAGCCTCTCAGAGCAGTAAAGTGAAGCCTGTCCCTCTCTCCTACATTGTTTGTCAGAGAGCACCATGGTGGCATCTGTCAAAAGTTAAATTGCAGTGGGTAGTCACTGGGAATTTGGTGCCCATGTCAGGTAAACGCCCAGGAGTAGAACAGTGCCCTGGCTCCTCTCTTCCAGTTCTTTAATCCCCCACACACAGTTGCTCAAAACACTGAAGTCCTGGGGATTTTGGTGTCCATCAGTAGAGGAATGATTAGTCTAAGAGGCGCAATGCACATGCTCAACTATTGAGAGAAGCAGCAGCCCACTGTGTACTGTGAGGGACCATCCTAAGGGGCAGAGGAGCTGGGCACATCTGGGAGTATCCACATACCTGTGATGGTCTCTGCCATGAGACATGGAACCAAGCacgttggttgttgttttgtttttgtttttttccctaaatgtgtttgtgtttactGGCTCAAGAGAAAATGTTTTTAGTCTAATTTTTGTGTTGAAAACGTTTACTAAATGCTGTTTGGTATCCTTATTTGGATCCTCTAATAGAAGAAGTATGTTAGTTGAAGAACTAGTGACATCTGAAAGACTGGTGCCATGGCAATGTTATGGTCTTCACTGTGGCAGGTGTCCTGTAGGTCGGACATTAGGTGATGCTAGGTCAGAGTGAACAGGCACACTGTCCCTGTCATCTTGATCATCTTCCTTGTCCTAACCTCAGTGAAACTGCCACGTTGCATTGCCAAAATTGTGTCTGAGAAGGAACCGATTAAGAAATCAAAGCTTAtgtctcctctcctgtcctctcccttTGGTGCAGGCCGAAGAATTCCATCCACGGATGCCAACCCGCCGTCTGGCGGCAAGGGCTTCAAACTCCGAAGACAGCCGTCAGAGCCAAAGCGAAGCTGCTGCTGATGACCCAGGCCCCACACTGATGAAGAAGCGGGTGGTCCTGGACGGTGCAGGAGGACCAGTCCCTGCCATTGGCAGCCGCCTCGTGCCCTGGAGTCTTCTTCATGCAGAAAGGACTCAGAGGAACTGGCTGTTGGGTTCTCTTGGGAAACTGCAGCAGGTGTTTCCATCTGCAGACTTGTGGTGCGGACTCTGGCTTGCAAAGGGACCACATCCTTGGCTATTGACCTAGCTGAAAGGAGCGTCTGATATATGGATGGTAGGATTGAATTGCTGGTGCTTTTGTAATCAGGATGTCATGTATCATTTGTAAAGGGAAATGAGCACTTTCATGGATCTTAAGGGAAAAGGTCCTTGTCTCTTGTATCAGAGTTGCGTCATTTAAGATATAGAAAGTGATCACAGTGGAAGGACAGTTGTTCCTGGGACAGTCTCCACCATCTCTAATGCACTTTCCTACACAGTAAATTAACacgcagcggcagcagcagcctgACTCACCTTGGGTTTACTTCGGACCCTGTTTATGTCACCACATATTAGTTTTATCATTACCTTTCTAAATAAGTTCCCGTGGCCCAGGGGATGGTGTAGAGACACTCCTTGGAGCCAGTTGAGTTACATATGTCTACACTGATGAACAGTGgtttaaaaggaagagagaaagaacaaaggaaatggttttttgttttttggcccaggtattttgatggggaaaaaaaaatgtgtgctgCCTAGCAAATGTATATTTGTAGTCTATATTTATGAGACCGttgctttaaaattataaattatgtaaatacattaATAACTTCTGAATTCTGTTCAGTACTCCATTTAGTCCTGTACCCTGTCTCacgtgtgcccccccccccaccgtccCCCGTTTTTCTGCCGGTCCACAGAAAATTTTGAAGCACATTCACCTTGTGCAGAAGCATAGAGCACTTAGCTCacagcttccttcctcctcccgcgCCCCTCTGCATCCCATCTGGAAATGGTAATAAAGACATATGCCTCCTTGACAAGCCTGACCAGTCCTTCTTAGCCTGGGGCGAGTGAGAGCCCAGCACCCGTCACTCACCTGGCTTTGACAGTAGTAAGCGCAAACCAACTGTGTTCAGAGTGCTTTGCTTGTTAACAGCCGGCTCACCTCGTCCTCCTTTATTTTCTCTTGCCTCTGTTAGTGCTTTGCACTCTTTTCCCTCAGGAGCCTAATGAGGTTCTTAATATAATCTAAAAATAAAGCCCCCAAGTGAAACTGCTGGAAATTTGTTCCTGGCCTGATTTGGCGCCCTTCCAGCCCGAGTATTGTAAGGGAaggaaatttacaagattaaatAGGAAATGAAACAGCTTGAATTTCAAACCaaatgtgttttcagagctgtCCTTAACTGAACAGTCAAAACTTTTCAAAACAATTGTTACTACTTTGTGCCACTCCCCTATATGCTTAAAATGGAGAGGTGTTAACGGAGGGTGACCCAGGTGACCCAGACTGAGCGAGGCCATGTAAGCATCAGTTGTTCACCCTCACTGAGGTCAGGCTTCCAGCACCTTGTGTACTGAGCCTCCTGCACAGTGTCCAGTTCACATGCAGGTAGAGAAAACCCTGTGATTTCCCGAGACTGGCTCCTTCCACCTGTGGTGGCTTGATAGGAAGGTATGTCTCCAACAGTCCCATGCCAAACCTCCATCTccaggacaaaacaaaaacaaagctgcTTGGCTCGTGTGGACAAGGCTGCCCATGTGAGACCCTTTCTGACTTGTTTCACCTAAAGATGGTATAAATTTATGATCTGAACAGCCCAGTAAATTCTGGAAGTCGTGGCACATCCAGTGGCTGCTCTCCTCTGTGGCACGTGGTAGCTTCTCTCACTAATTCCCTCTCGTGCCACATGTAGGGAGTGACTCTGGCCACGGCTGCATGTCTTACCAACAGGATGAGCAGCATGAACCCTCTGTCCGTGTCTTTCTTGCCCTCTCTGTCACCAGTCTGTCCAAGAAGGGGGCTGCCCTGCTTGTGGTATCCTGTACTGATTAATGACAACAGGTCTAAGCTCAGTGAACACAGGGAGATCTCCATTTACTCTCTTAGAAAATGCATAGTAAAATGTAGTCAGACATAGTGCTTTATTTTGACCACATTTTAGATTAAATAGGAATCTAATacatatttcttattttcctcgttttttttcttaagagaaaTAGCCAGACTCCAAGGGCATTAAGACATAGCCCCTCCATAAAAATCTGGTTCCCTATGATGCAGGGccagttttaaaaattttgaagactgACCAGAAAGGGAAAGATCTTTAATTAACTGCCAGTGTGTATTGATTTCTTTCAGAGAAATTGACATAAGCTCCTTGCAGGTGTCCAGTCCTAGCAACCACTGGTCTCCCCATCTCTTCTTTACATAAGTGTTTTTCTGATTCTGTGATAACGAATTAGCTATCATTTGATGATTAAAAGAACATGAAGTGAGAGTCTGATTAAGTGTCCTTCAGTGTAAACTCTGTGAGAAGTGATTGGAGAGAAATACCTACTGCAAGCCCTTCTGGTTCCCAGTGAAGCGCCATCCCCTGCCTGTCAGCTGCACCCGAGACAAGCACTGTGCACGGCAACCGAAAGATTCATTGTAAATTAACCTGGGTCCTTGTTCCCGTTCATGAGGATGTTTGAAGTACCCGCCTCCtctcattgtgctcccattccttGGACGCCTACCCAGGTCAAAGGACCGAAATTTTCTTATGAGAGTCATTGCTACTTGAAGAGGCCAGTGTTCTTGTTGAGATTAGCTGTCCTCTGGATTTTTAAATATGACGGGGGAGTGGGGGTAGCCCACATTTAATTTTAGAACCTCTCTGTAAGTCTTAACATGTGTTCCTTGTCTCCAGGAGGAAAGTGGGTATGGGGGCTTTCTAAAGCTCTTAAGAGACACAGCTCCAAGTGTCCTGTAGGTGGCTGTCACCTGGCACCCAAAGGGCTACCAAACCAGAGGGTCTGCTGCGGTATTTCAAGGGTACCATGTTTGAATGGGTGGGTTCAGTTTGGGGTACACTGCATGCCAGCATGTGGGCCTCCGCATCCCAAAAGGCAATAGTTCActgccttctttctgtcttttctattGCAGAAGAGGCTGATGGGGTTCAGCTCAGCATTCCTCACTCATTCTTtcagaacccacagagactgtgacacGTGGGCCCTTACACTATGTGATCTCTGTAACTGGCCCTTGGACACCCATGTGTCTGCAAGACCCTGCAGGGGTCAGGAGAGAACCCTCCTGGGCAGAGGTAGCTGGGAACCCTTAGTTCTCCCGTAACCTCCAACCCTGCTTCAGAGCATGGCCGCTGGACTGGTGGCTTGTATCACAGAACTTAGCAGGCTCTTTAGCCTGACTCTGGTGAGCACAGAATGACAGTGAGAGCTAGG
This genomic interval carries:
- the Rab22a gene encoding ras-related protein Rab-22A translates to MALRELKVCLLGDTGVGKSSIVWRFVEDSFDPNINPTIGASFMTKTVQYQNELHKFLIWDTAGQERFRALAPMYYRGSAAAIIVYDITKEETFSTLKNWVRELRQHGPPSIVVAIAGNKCDLSDVREVMERDAKDYADSIHAIFVETSAKNAININELFIEISRRIPSTDANPPSGGKGFKLRRQPSEPKRSCC